TAATTCACTACAAATTCACCTACAACAGTTTCTTtagtatttttacaatgtatatatatttgttgttcCTTAAGTGTAGAGTACAACCATGTATTTGGTGTTCTTAATGCTATCCATAAAGTTTGATTACTCTTAATATATAACCCTTATCGCAATTATccgtattttttgttatgtgTGAGTACGCTTGTATTTCGCAAAAAGAATTTgtgtttacaatataaatagaacTATAggatttacataaatatgttatGTGTACATTGATACATTTATCTAAGTTTTCTTTCGTTATAGTCATGTATGTCGGTCCGTCTGTATTTATCGCGATTATATGTTGATTCACTTCAgtgaaaacgaaaatattgtcATGGTTATGCTGGGGCTCCCCGTAAATCCGTGGAGATGCAGGATCTAAAGCACACCCAGAGAAGCTTAACTTCGTTACAAAAACTTGGGGCGCCATACCCAAAAAAGGCTCTGAGGCTTGCACTTCACCTTATGACCTAAAATTTGGCCAGAGAAGTACAACTCTGCAAAAAAACTGAGGGGGAAAACCTCAAAATGGGCCTCTGTAGACTgtctcctttttctttcctttttcctctTCTTTCTTACCCTCTCCCTCTTTCCCTCCGCCAGCCTGCATGCCCTAAAAAGCTGAGGAAGGAAAACCTTGTCACAaaaaccgggggtttgagacacctcctgatgaaaaagtctcaaatggaaataaccagctggccgaATTCCAGACTAAACAAATATCGCCCCGAGGAAagaaaacctcgttaaacaacCGGGGATCGGAGGACACCTCCTAGTGAAAAATCTCAAATGGAagtaaccagctggccgggtcCAAGCTAAACAAAAATCGCTCCGAGGATAGATAGCCTCGTTAaacaaccgggggtttgagaaCACCTCCTAGTAAAAAatctcaaatggaaataaccagctggccgggatccaggcttaACAAAGATCGCCCCGGGGAAGGAAAAACTCGTTATGCAACCCGGAGAAGGAAAACTCCGTTATAAAACCTGGGTTAGGGGGTTCCCATGATTAAAAAAACCTTAGGAATGGGACGACTCTGTCGTCACTAAAGGTTGTAGGTTTTCCATCAAACCTTTGTGAATGAGCCAAGGCACACCACTTTTACCTTACACAGGTACTCACCGGGCACGGTTTCGAGGGGAGGCGGTGGTGGCAGGAGACGATGCTTCTCCCCCTCATCCACCACCATTACAACCCCCCTCACCCCCCAGGGGGTAGATAATAAATTAGGTCTTCCCGGGCTGTGGTGATCACAGTGCCAACCAAGCCTGGGGGGACCTTGGGGAGGACCTACACAAGGCCCTCCCAACATGGAAAGGCCGGGAGAAGGAACTTACCCCCCTTTCCTGCGGGGTGTCCCCCCGCTCCCGACTGACCTCAGCCCCCCGCCAAAACACGGGAGGGCGGGGAAAGGCCGCGGTAGCCCGGCCTTCCCCGGTAGAGACGGAAACCTTAAAGGGGGGGGGTGACAAAGTTCCCCTCCCCCACCGTGAAGAAACCGCAATGCGGTCAGACttaaggggggggggggtgagaATAATACCTTTACTGATGCTTCACCCTCCCTTTCTACGGTCTAGGAAGGCTACCGGcaggggttttagtgggtatgccTGGGGACTTCATCCCCAGGAGACTCCCACATAACCCACGGGTCTCCCCCTGAAACCCGTGGGTATCCATAAAAGATTTCCCCTGccataccaaaaaaaaaaaaaaaaaaaagcgtccGACTACACAAAACTACCGAAAACACAAGACACTGGAACCACCAATGTACTTTTGGCATTTACAACAGTTATTTATGCTGTTGTATTACACAAATTTCAGTGTCAATTTTCTAATGTACTCTATGTGCAGTTCAAAATTCCGCAGTTGTCTGAACAAAATGCTGCACAAAATGCTAAGCAAGACAATGGAATTTTTACATACAGTTAGACAGTGGGTGTTTAAATGtaatcattaatataatagatggTAATTACCTACCGGacacgtatatttttattctgattcACGAGTTTGCACCACACGCCGTGAAAGCGCTTTTTGGCGCAATAACGCAATAACGATTCAAACGaagtatgtataatatatgtgtagTATTTCAGATGTTTATTCTTTCCAGATACTTGACAATAAAAATGCTTCATATTTAACTTGGATcagaatgataaaataagatatctGTATTGCAATTGTACGATTGCAGTTGTTATGTGATGTGTcactattttatatctttgcaGTATGTATGAGCACTCTCTTTGAAAGCTCAACCAAGTACTATCACACTGCTTGATTGTCGATttttatcaagagacacggtagtgtctcgcgccaagttcacgcgcagcgcgcaacgcaagcgcaagaccgaccgtgtctcTTTACGCAAGCCcaaaagttgagacgagccgagattatcggatctcaataacggctgggccgattgagttgataataggctcaatcgatagcgcatacccaaattacataagaaaagtatgcttgtttttactgtaggtgctgtagaaaaaaagttataataatctaaagtcgaaatgttgaaataattttcattttcctaGGATGTCTAGCTAAAATGTCCAGTTTccgatttctgacgttagatgcgctgatggcgctgagaagccgcACGGCGCGCACTTacgatttgacatttttacataacctttcagatcagaaagtgttataaaaaagtaataataaattcggtctaacaaatttggtcactcgcactacattaCTTTGTAACTTTGGTGCACACTCAAGACTGCTTATTAATCCAGagcagtgtagtgcgagtgaccaaatttgttaaaaattcgtattaaatgaaataagtgaTATGTTGGTGAATGTGAATGCCTTAGTAAGTATCTACTAcacctttgaaaatttttattttgcaagttattattcatacatgattcgagactttagtggatgatttgtctaaaataaataaaattgaatagctcaaagtttaatatttctgttctgagtatcctagattagtttcaacaatatttataattctcagtcaattttatatttaaaaaaatatagcataagtcgCCTTCTGTAATTAACGCTATGgttgacaacaaaattatccaTATCACAATGTGGGCAGAGAATTAAGTGTAAGAAAATgttcatatcatattttaggtatattattttaggcaaatcatacactaaagtctcgaatcatgtgcttttttgacagaatgtatggtaaaattaaaatttatacaattataccaattatcactatgccttatgtgacaattgtttagagactttagtgtatgatttgtctaaaataaataaaattaaatagctcaaagttaaatatttctgttttatgtatactaaattagttccaacattatttataatttccagtcaattttattacaatcaaaacaaaacagtgttttacctttcaaaaaaattgtatatgataaatttaaaaaaactgttgtatatatattattaaaaaaaaagaaataatatctatcaaaaaattaccttttttaaaaaaaggtaaaaaaaaggcgccaagtacacgctcttgtcataactaaaacaaaatagtattgatttacttttcaaaaaaattgtcgtatatattaaacctttcaataaaacctgtcgtatatattaaaattttcaaaaaaagctatcctatatatttcttacaaaaaaatatgatatcaggaaatggcaccaagtgggactaaagaactatgaaaaaacttgtacactatttctatataactcttctataaaactcttgtacataaagctgtcgtatatataattaattatattatatactatattttatcatattttacatatactatactatatatactatatatattataaaaaaatttaaaaaatatttaaaaaataaaaatatttattaaaaaacgcaaaaaaacttggcgctgctacacctcaaagtaataaaattaacatgtagtttactgtagcagcgccaagttttttttgcgttttttaatatttttattttttaaatattttttttatttttttataatatatatagtatatatagtatagtatatgtaaaatatgataaaatatagtatataatataattaattatatatacgacagctttatgtacaagagttttatagaagagttttatagaaatagtgtacaagttttttcatagttctttagtcccacttggtgccatttcctgatatcatatttttttgtaagaaatatatgggatagctttttttgaaaattttaatatatacgacaggttttattgaaaggtttaatatatacgacaatttttttgaaaagtaaatcaatactattttgttttagttatgacaagagcgtgtacttggcgccttttttttacctttttttaaaaaaggtaattttttgatagatattagTATACTCAAATGATggcagaaaatatttgatggtATTCAATGGcagacatatttatttatacaatcacGAATGCAGTCAGAGGATATAAAGGTttgtagaattattattagcCAGAAGTGGAGGTGTATTCGGTCAtcctttgtatttttattatattttgccttTTACTTTATTACAGTTGCTCACAGGATATTCGTCAtcctttgtatttttattatattttgccttTTACTTTATTACAGTTGCTCACAGGATATTCGTCAtcctttgtatttttattatattttgcattttactttattacagTTGCTCACAGGATGGAACAAACATAATACTGACGTAGTCAGTACGTAGACGTACAcgagtaatataataaagactCGTTTATAACCAACAAGACTGTTTTCCTTTCCTCGCCAAAACAACGAAAGCAACCCCCATAAACTGGTGACCCCGACGActggcagagagagagagaatgagccTCCCGGATAAAGTCGGAGAAATGCCAGGTGCAGAGCCCACACAAGCGGGCAAGGTCTCCGTACGAGTACCACCATTCTGGCCGGAAGAACCGGAACTGGTTCGCACAACTCGAGAGCCAATTCCTGCTAAGCGCAGTCACGGCAGATGCGACAAAATACGCGTACGCAATCTTACAAATAGAGACCAAATACATCCGGAGAATCAAAGATGTAATTACCAACCCACCGGCATACGGAAAATACGACGCCGTAAAGAAGGCATTAATACAACGGTTGAGCGACTCACAGGAGCACCGCATCCGCTAATTATTAGAACGCAAAAAAATAGGTAACAAAGCCGTCGCAGTTCCTGCACCACCACCAAACGCTCGCGGGGAACGCAGTGCCTGACCAGCTCCTGCGAACATTGTGGTTCGGCCGACTACCGACGCAGATGCAAATCATTCTGACAACACGCGCTGAGGATTTACTCGAGGAAGTAGCAGATCACGCAGACTGCGTCCACAAAGTGACGTGTCGAATCGTCGCCACCATTGGTCAATCAAccgaaagagaggaaaaaacaCCTAAGCCGACAGGCTCACTGGCGGAACAGATACAGTCACTGACAAATCAGGTGGCTGCTTTGAACACGTGACTAAGCCGACACGAACGCCACAACAAGCAGCATCGCCCGAAGTCACGAAGCCGCACGAGGGCAAACTCTATAACGGAAACTGAGAACAGTTTCTGTTTTTACCACAGACGTTTCGGCGACAAGGCCAGGCAATGTACAGAACCATGCTCTTACAAGAAGGAGAAAAGCAAGAAACAGGAAAACTGAACGAGCCGGAATTGATGGCGGCAGACGAACCCGAAACCATGCCGCCGTCTAGTAACTGATAAACAAATCAAGGTCCGCTACTTAATCGACACAGGGTCAGACATTAGTGTCTACCTTCGTTCGATGGTACACGGGCGAATGTCCGGAGCAACGCAAGCCCTCTTCGCAGCAAACGGATCTCTGATACATACATACAGGTGGATCGCACTGCAGCTCAACCTCGGATTGAGACGTGCCTTTCACTGGAAATTCATAGTGGCCGACGTCACACAACCTAATCGGATCCGACTTCTTAGGATATTTCCACCTGTTGCCGGACGTACGAAAAGGCAAGCTGCTGGACGCAACAACAGGACTAGCTACCAATAGCTTGTACTACAAGTCCGAGCACGTGTCAATTAAAACCCTGCTACAGGAGTCGCCTTATCATGCGTTACTGGCTGAGTACCCACAATTAACCAGCtcatcaagaaaaaaaaaatcagtaccGCACTCAACGATGCATTTCATCGAAACCACACCAAGTTCTCCGGAGGCGTGCCGACCACGAAGACTCTCGCCGGACAAGTTGAGAGAAGCAAAATTGCAATTCGACCTGCTTTTACAAAAAGGAATAATCGCACCATCAAAAAGCGCATGGGCCTCACCACTACACATGGTACCCAAAAAAGGAGGCACGAAGCGGACCCCCATTAAGTTGGACCCCCCACCATCGCCAAATCAAGTCGCAcctatcaattaatttagtgCTAATTATGTGCTAATTAGTTGCCGCAATCCGGATTTTGTTGCTCTTACCGTTTAGCAGGAATTTACGTTTAaagtggggggggggggcagctTGACATTAAGCTGGCCCCcccataacaaaaaaaatatatagagtgcTCGAatcaaaaaatcatttataccAGAATTTGTTGCTATTTTGTTGCTCCAAGATAGCgtgaaaacattttgaaaaaattatattatttacagtaaaTGCGTAGTGTCGTATAGTGGTGTGTACTGGTATAtcttaaataatgcaattttttcaaaatgttttcacGCTATCTTAGAGCAACAAAATAGCAACAAATTCtagcataaataatttcttgagTCGAgcactctatatatttttttccgctATGGGGGGGGCTAACTTAATATCAAGATAGCTCACTTAATACAAACATCAATTCTTGCTAAACGGTAAAAGCAACAAAATCCGGACTACAGCAACAAATTAGCACATAATTAGCaccaaattaataataattaattaattaaaagatgcgACTTTACTTAAGAATGATTATGTTGCACCATGTCATGTacaatctaaataaaattgactaaaagaaatttgttgcttgtatgatttcggtaccaaattaatctacagactctgtactatcgaaatatataagaaattgaatttgttgcttgtaagAAACTCACGagataacattataataaactcaCGAGATAAATAGGTCTCGGTCGATATTGATAATAGCGAGTAATGCTTATTGTATAAGAGGGCACTAATCCTTGTAAAAATTGCTGGCGAGAGCTGATTGGTCGGATGGCGAGAGAGCCCTTTGGAGGGAAAAGAAGAGAGGACAAGAAAAGAGCTGGACAACGGTTTCTCGCGGCAGTTTGCCTTCCGAAAGTTGGGAGAGAAAAGAGGACATTTGTAAAGGAAAAGAAAGGGACGAAGAcgaggagagaaagaattCCAGGAAAAGTGAGAAGGATTAGCTAAACGATTAACGAGACGTAGACCCGGAAAATTGGGAAAGAGGaaccataaaaatataatcgcaAGGAAAGGAGCCGGTTACTGCCCGACTGCGAGCGAAGTGTgatcttctattatattacgaTATTCCTTGAATATACGAACTATTCGCGAGATCAGCTTTCGTCAGACTTttgagtgaaaaaaaataaagaaaaagatttgaacagttaattataatattcaaggGCATTATTTGATTCTAATCACAGCCAGCTCTTCTATccttaatttctttcaagaaTCTAATTCTAACGACCTCTCTGACgtgatttttataacattaaagaTACGCAAAGCTTACACTCGTttcaaagtatcgagaagcgatactttgtcgtcgcggaacggtacggcgcggactaaaaacgtttataattagttgaaataatttgttgctcgtatgtttctggtctcaaattaatctacgaacaatatactatttaaaaaaataagaaactgaatttgttgctcgttttaaagtatcgagaagcgacactttgtcgtcgcggactggtacagcgcggattaataacgttataattagttgaaataatttgttgcttgtatgtttctggtctcaaattaatctacgaacaatatactattcaaaaaaataagaaattgaatttgttgctcgttttaaagtatcgagaagcgacactttgtcgtcgcggaatGGTACGGCGcaaattaataacgttataattagttgaaataatttgttgcttgtatgtttctgatctcaaattaatctacgaacaatatactattcaaaaaaataaaaaattgaatttgttgcttgttttaaactatcgagaagcgacactttgtcgtcgcggatcggtacggcgcggactaaaaacatttataattagttgaaataatttgttactcGTATgattctggtctcaaattaatctacgaacaatatactattcaaaaaaataagaaattgaatttgttgctcgttttaaagtttcgagaagaaacaatttaagaagaaactttttatAGTGTCCTTTCTTGACATTTTacaacgagcaacaaattcaatttcttatatatttcgatagtacagagtctgtagattaatttggtaccaaaaacatgcaagcaacaaatttttttaactaattataacgtttttagtccgcgccgtatcaatccgcgacgacaaagtgtcgctttttgatactttaaaacaagcaacaaattcagtttcttatttttttgaatagtatattgttcgtagattaatttaagaccagaaacatacgagcaacaaattatttcaactaattataacgtttttaatccacGCCGTACCGGTCcacgacgacaaagtgtcgcttctcgatactttaaaacaagcaacaaattcaatttcttatatatttcgatagtacagagtctgtagattaatttgagatcaaaaacatacaagcaacaaatttttttaactaattataacgtttttaatccgcgccgtatcaatccgcgacgacaaagtgtcgcttcccgatactttaaaacgagcaacaaattcagtttcttatttttttgaataatatattgttcgtagattaatttgagaccagaaacatacaagcaacaaattatttcaactaattataaacgtttttagtccgcgccgtaccgttccgcgacgacaaagtgtcgcttctcgatactttaaaacgagcaacaaattcagtttcttatttttttgaatagtatattgttcgtagattaatttgagaccagaaacatacgagcaacaaattatttcaactaattataacgtttttaatccacGCCGTACCGGtctgcgacgacaaagtgtcgcttcttgatactttaaaacgagcaacaaattcaattttttatatatttcgatagtacagactttgtagattaatttgagaccagaaacatacaagcaacaaatttttttaactaattataacgtttttagtccgcgccgtatcaatccgcgacgacaaagtgtcgcttcccgatactttaaaacgagcaataaactcagtttcttatttttttgaataatatattgttcgtagattaatttgagaccagaaacatacgagcaacaaattatttcaactaattataaacgtttttagtctgcgccgtatcaatccgcgacgacaaagtgtcgcttctcgatactttaaaacatgcaacaaattcagtttcttattttttcgaatagtatattgttcgtagattaatttaagaccagaaacatacgagcaacaaattatttcaactaattataatgttattaatttgcgccgtaccagtccgcgacgacaaagtgtcgcttctcgatactttaaaacgagcaacatattcagtttcttatttttttgaatagtatattgttcgtagattaatttgagaccagaaacatacgagcaacaaatttttttaactaattataacgtttttagtccgcgccgtatcaatccgcgacgacaaaggtcgcttctcgatactttaaaacgagcaacaaattcagtttcttatttttttttaatagtatattgatcgtagattaatttgagaccagaaacatacgagcaacaaattatttcaactaattataacgttattaatccgcgccgtaccagtccgcgacgacaaagtgtcgcttctcgatactttaaaacgagcaacaaattcagtttcttatttttttgaatagtatattgttcgtagattaatttgagaccagaaacatacaagcaacaaattatttcaactaattataacgttattaatccgcgctgTACCAGtacgcgacgacaaagtgtcgcttcccgatactttaaaacgagcaacaaattcagtttcttatttttttgaatagtatattgttcgtagattaatttgagaccagaaacatacaagcaacaaattatttcaactaatgaTAAACGTTTTTAGTTCGCGCCGTACCgttccgcgacgacaaagtatcgcttctcgatactttaaaacgagcaacaaattcaatttcttatatattttgatagtacagagtctgtagattaatttggtaccaaaatcatacaagcaacaaatttcttttagtCAATTTTACTTAGATTGTACATGACATGGTGCAATGTAATCATTCTTAAGTAAAGTcgcatcttttaattaattaattattattaatttggtGCTAATTATGTGCTAATTTGTTGCTGTAGTCCGGATTTTGTTGCTTTTACCGTTTAGCAAGAATTGATGAAGTTTGTATTAAGTGAGCTATCTTGATATTAAGTTAGCCCCCCCCCCCATagcggaaaaaaatatatagagtgctcgaatcaagaaattatttatgctaGAATTTGTTGCTATTTTGTTGCTCTAAGATagcgtaaaaacattttgaaaaaaattgcattatttaagaTATACCAGTACACACCACTATACGACACTACGCAtttactgtaaataatataattttttcaaaatgttttcacGCTATCTTGGAGCAACAAAATAGCAACAAATTCTggtataaatgattttttgatTCGAgcactctatatattttttttgttatggtGGGGGGGCCAGCTTAATGTCAAGCTGGCTCCCCCCACTTTAAACGTGAATTCCTGCTAAACGGTAAGAGCAACAAAATCCGGATTGCGGCAACTAATTAGCACATAATTAGcactaaattaattgataggTGCGACTTGATTTGGCGATGGTGGGGGGTCCAACTTAATGGGGGTACGAAGCGGTGCATTTTGCAAAGATTGGACGCCAAAACGTCCAAAGCCACCAAATAGATGGGCTTTAGAAAGCGAAACCGAGAAAACCGTTAGTGCtgctaataaattaaaatcgatgTCGGTATCTGATGTGCTTGTGCCGGAGAATGACACTTTAAATTACcgaattctaaattttaattccgtttttaatgaaatttcacaagtcgtaaaatgtaaaacgtGCGAAGGTGACGTAAAATTCCAGACAGAAAGCACTCGCGGACTTGGCTTTAAAATTGTGATTATTTGTGACAAATGCAGGCCAACAGACGTTTCTTCTTGCCCGAAAATTGGATTATCGTACGAAATCAACCGGCGATTCAGTTTTGCAATGCATTGCTTAGGACAAAAAGTATctgccaaaaaaaaattttgtggaTTAATGGATTTGCCTTCTCTTGTCGCTCAAAAATCGCACAatgaaatttagaataatatttatatagcatCCAAGGCCATCGCGGAATTACTCATAAAAGACGCGGTACAAGAGGAGCAGTTGAGGACAAGTTTGGAGCAAGAGGTCGAAAACGCTACGGATTTAGGTGTTTCGGAAGACGGAACTTGGCATAGGCGCGGGTTTTCTTCTCTGTAGGGCGTGTGCAGTCTCATCGGAGTGCATTCGAAGAAGATTGTCGACGTAAACGTGAAATCTTCGTACTGTAAAAAATGCAAGGTTTGGGCCAAAAAGAAAGACACTGAAGAGTATAGGATTTCGCGAGTGGGAAATCGAGCACCAAAACAAATGTCAATCAAATCATGAAGGTTCAGCTAGAAAAATGGAGGTCGATTCtattaaagaaatgtttcacAGATCACAGAAAAAGTACGGAGTAAAATATACGCATTACATTGGTGACAGTGATTCGAAGACGTTCAAAGGTATCGTTGAATCTCGACCATACGGAGATACAGTtgaagtagaaaaaaaagaatgcattGAACACGTGCAGAAACACATGGGTGCTCGACTCCGGAAGTGCATAAAAGATCACAAGGGCATTGGAGGAAGGAATAAATTAACTGCGAAAATGATAGACAAACTCTCAATGTATTATGGTTTGACTATTCGGCGAAATTTCGACTCAGTGGAATGAATGCGGGATGCAGAGTGGGCCACTTTCTATCATTATAGTTCGACGAAAGACAAACCGCAACATCATCTTTGTCCTCAAGCCTCGGATTCATGGTGCGAGTGGCAACAAGCAAAAGCGAACGGATCGTTGAACAGGTACGAGCAAAACTACAATGCTTTACCAGACGAGGTTTTGGATGCGATCCGCCCTATATACGAAGATCTTACTAATGAGACATTATTAAAACGCTGCCTCGGCGGATATACACAAAACGCCAACGAAAGTTTTAATAACTTGATCTGGAGAATGGCCCACAATTACACCAACAGCAGCGCAAAAATCGTGGAAATTG
Above is a genomic segment from Linepithema humile isolate Giens D197 chromosome 6, Lhum_UNIL_v1.0, whole genome shotgun sequence containing:
- the LOC137000833 gene encoding uncharacterized protein, which produces MRDAEWATFYHYSSTKDKPQHHLCPQASDSWCEWQQAKANGSLNRYEQNYNALPDEVLDAIRPIYEDLTNETLLKRCLGGYTQNANESFNNLIWRMAHNYTNSSAKIVEIATFLAICLFNEGSSALLRVMNIMEITVGRNAAPFAASTDTRRCDQADIRAQHTTREARISRRLSKNQKVDEHFSQEDSLYGPGIGDYI